A window of the Halostagnicola kamekurae genome harbors these coding sequences:
- a CDS encoding CNNM domain-containing protein produces MEPLEVGGRILAGLILIGLNAFFVAIEFALTRARQYPKSEFDTPSLQLAWDMTDDLEFYLTTCQVWISGTSIALGMVAEPGLAALFEPVFQNTVLASIGAGSLLGFLIINLVHLTHGEQTPTYLGVERSKQVCKYGARPLYYFSKVLAPAIKFGDWVAKGTLGLFGIEMTGAWRETERDVIESRADLRKRVGSALEEGDVPDERREEVMNALEIGERAISEVMVSPDDIVTLSTDDDAETNFQRMEDSPQTRYPLVGEDMTDFQGIVYTPVLLRHREQLTDNGLDFAELAAPPMTLSPDTTVSDAIDQFQAESQELALVIEDGDVAGLVTVTDLLEVIMGDIEDPLDAEQAGSVE; encoded by the coding sequence ATGGAACCCCTCGAAGTCGGTGGACGCATATTGGCGGGACTGATTCTCATCGGGTTGAACGCGTTCTTCGTCGCGATCGAGTTCGCGTTGACTCGAGCGCGACAGTATCCCAAGTCGGAGTTCGACACGCCGTCGCTCCAGCTCGCCTGGGACATGACCGACGACCTCGAGTTCTACCTGACGACGTGTCAGGTCTGGATCTCGGGGACGAGTATCGCGCTGGGGATGGTCGCAGAACCCGGGCTTGCAGCGTTGTTCGAACCGGTGTTCCAGAATACGGTGCTGGCATCGATCGGCGCCGGCTCGTTGCTCGGATTCTTGATCATCAACCTGGTCCACCTGACCCACGGCGAACAGACGCCGACGTACCTCGGCGTCGAGCGATCGAAACAGGTCTGTAAGTACGGTGCGCGACCGCTGTACTACTTCTCAAAGGTCCTCGCCCCGGCGATCAAGTTCGGAGATTGGGTCGCCAAGGGGACACTCGGCCTGTTCGGTATCGAGATGACCGGCGCGTGGCGCGAAACTGAACGAGACGTCATCGAGTCCCGAGCCGACCTCCGAAAACGCGTTGGATCGGCTCTCGAGGAAGGTGACGTTCCGGACGAACGACGCGAAGAAGTGATGAACGCACTCGAGATCGGCGAGCGGGCGATCAGCGAAGTGATGGTATCTCCCGACGATATCGTCACGCTGTCGACCGACGACGACGCCGAAACGAACTTCCAGCGGATGGAAGACAGTCCACAAACCCGGTACCCGCTCGTCGGCGAGGACATGACCGATTTTCAGGGAATCGTCTACACGCCGGTGTTGCTCAGACACCGAGAGCAACTCACTGACAACGGTCTCGATTTCGCCGAGTTGGCCGCGCCGCCGATGACGCTCTCGCCGGATACGACCGTCAGCGATGCGATCGACCAGTTCCAGGCGGAGAGTCAGGAACTCGCGCTGGTGATCGAAGACGGCGACGTAGCCGGTCTGGTGACCGTGACGGATCTGCTCGAGGTGATCATGGGAGATATCGAAGATCCGCTCGACGCCGAACAGGCCGGATCGGTCGAGTAA
- a CDS encoding universal stress protein has protein sequence MYDEILVPTDGSGASVAAVEHAISIAKPHDATVHFLHVIDVGTEMSASGLGTIAPELSKSLEQRGNDALDDAVERAESEGVQFERTILEGTPQEAITDYSSDHAVDLIVMGRSGRSGLKERIIGSSTDRVIRSGEAPVLVAHEEGEEAEDSE, from the coding sequence GTGTACGACGAGATATTAGTCCCGACAGATGGCAGCGGCGCGAGCGTTGCGGCGGTCGAACACGCGATCAGCATCGCGAAGCCACACGATGCGACGGTCCACTTCCTGCACGTTATCGACGTGGGAACCGAGATGTCGGCGTCCGGGCTCGGAACGATCGCACCGGAACTATCGAAAAGCCTCGAGCAGCGGGGAAACGACGCGCTCGACGACGCCGTGGAACGAGCCGAATCGGAGGGAGTCCAGTTCGAGCGAACGATCCTCGAGGGGACTCCACAGGAGGCGATAACCGACTACAGCAGCGACCACGCGGTTGATCTCATCGTTATGGGACGCAGCGGCCGCTCCGGACTCAAAGAGCGCATCATCGGCAGTTCGACGGATCGCGTTATCCGATCCGGTGAAGCTCCCGTGCTCGTCGCACACGAAGAGGGGGAGGAAGCGGAAGACTCGGAGTGA
- the dpsA gene encoding DNA starvation/stationary phase protection protein DpsA encodes MSTQKTIRQQEGTVEENALRLEPEKAEQIIDALNTDLADAYVLYHQLHKHHWNVEGAEFLELHVFLQEVYEDVEDAADDLAERLQALGGVPHANMTTLAEQATVTPEDEDVYDIRTSLENDLEMMGDIIESTRQHIELADGLGDYATSEMLREQLETIEEHAHHVEHYLEDDSLVVESATQ; translated from the coding sequence ATGAGCACACAGAAAACGATTCGCCAGCAGGAAGGAACCGTCGAAGAGAACGCGCTCAGACTCGAGCCCGAGAAGGCCGAACAGATCATCGACGCGCTCAACACGGACCTCGCGGACGCCTACGTCCTCTACCACCAGCTCCACAAGCACCACTGGAACGTCGAGGGCGCGGAGTTCCTCGAGCTTCACGTCTTCCTGCAAGAAGTCTACGAAGACGTCGAGGACGCGGCCGACGACCTCGCCGAACGGCTCCAGGCCCTCGGCGGCGTCCCGCACGCGAATATGACGACTCTCGCCGAGCAAGCGACGGTCACCCCCGAAGACGAGGACGTCTACGACATCCGAACGTCGCTCGAAAACGACCTCGAGATGATGGGCGACATCATCGAGAGTACCCGCCAGCACATCGAACTCGCGGACGGACTCGGCGACTACGCGACGAGCGAAATGCTTCGCGAACAACTCGAGACGATCGAAGAACACGCCCACCACGTCGAACACTACCTCGAGGACGATTCGCTGGTCGTCGAATCGGCGACACAGTAG